From one Treponema denticola genomic stretch:
- a CDS encoding type II toxin-antitoxin system VapC family toxin, protein MRILIYTNIILDLVQDREPYSENASRIINSCITGENRGYISSHSLVDLFFILRKDKTVEERKALILNLCKFFTIIPEEFLKL, encoded by the coding sequence ATGCGTATTCTCATTTATACGAACATAATTCTTGACCTTGTACAAGACAGGGAACCTTATTCTGAAAATGCTTCAAGAATAATTAATTCTTGCATTACAGGAGAAAATAGAGGGTATATTTCATCTCATTCATTGGTCGATTTATTTTTCATCTTACGAAAAGATAAGACAGTAGAAGAAAGAAAAGCATTAATTTTAAACTTATGTAAATTTTTCACTATAATTCCAGAAGAATTTTTGAAATTATAA
- a CDS encoding peptide ABC transporter substrate-binding protein, with translation MKGRKFFLSAALVLLFFACNSNKKIGEPKTVTASLGAEPSILDAAKASDRYSFIILDYINENLTDILTEDNGEIKILPALAESWTHNADYTEWTFNLREAYWSDGVKIRAEDFVYSIRRIINAESASPMAMYYDYIKNAQDILKGKLDYSEIGIKALDEKTLQIVTENPIKNLHEFAAKIPPQREDIIKEFGLSYGSEAEKIICSGAFKVKTWVHNSKIELVKNEKFWNAKNVKIDALTFKIINEENAALGELLNGSIDIANAYSISWINKLKKENRFGEINGVDSRVQYIFMNQKDKLFSNKKIRQALSASLDRKEICTDLFDDIYKPAYGFVSIATELEGKNYRNLAGEPIQELIKKVSNPKAHFIEGLKELGLGDDPSKITISIMFPSNESSKFNEYLQNRLSNVLGVNVELDKIEGTVFKKRNKSLDYQVGFKSWGGGIDTPARYLDIFLPGNKIVPIGWENNEYTDLVLRAKKSSDFNEKLELFKKAEMILLAEESCIAPYANQTYNIFMQTKLKGVKQFYPGTYNLKYAFIED, from the coding sequence ATGAAAGGTAGAAAATTCTTTTTGTCGGCAGCACTGGTGCTGCTTTTTTTTGCCTGCAACAGCAATAAGAAAATTGGCGAGCCTAAAACCGTTACGGCTTCATTGGGTGCGGAACCGAGTATTTTGGATGCTGCAAAGGCTTCAGACAGGTACTCTTTTATAATATTGGACTATATAAACGAAAATTTGACCGATATTTTAACTGAAGATAATGGGGAGATAAAAATTCTTCCGGCCCTAGCCGAATCTTGGACTCATAATGCCGATTATACGGAGTGGACTTTTAACTTACGCGAAGCCTATTGGTCTGACGGCGTAAAGATAAGGGCTGAAGACTTTGTTTACAGTATTCGCCGTATCATCAATGCCGAATCTGCTTCACCTATGGCAATGTATTACGACTATATTAAAAATGCTCAAGATATTTTAAAGGGTAAGCTGGACTATTCCGAAATAGGAATAAAGGCTCTTGATGAAAAAACTCTTCAAATCGTAACCGAAAATCCCATAAAAAATCTTCATGAATTTGCCGCAAAAATTCCTCCGCAAAGGGAAGATATTATAAAAGAATTCGGGCTATCCTACGGCAGTGAGGCCGAAAAAATAATTTGCAGCGGAGCTTTTAAAGTAAAGACTTGGGTGCATAACAGCAAGATTGAGCTTGTTAAAAACGAAAAATTTTGGAATGCTAAAAATGTAAAAATAGATGCTCTTACATTTAAAATAATAAATGAAGAAAATGCCGCCCTCGGTGAGCTTTTAAACGGCAGCATCGATATTGCAAATGCTTATTCCATAAGCTGGATAAATAAGCTGAAAAAAGAAAACCGCTTTGGCGAAATAAACGGAGTTGACAGCCGCGTTCAATATATCTTTATGAACCAAAAAGACAAGCTGTTTTCAAACAAAAAAATTCGACAAGCTCTTTCGGCAAGTCTTGACCGCAAAGAAATTTGTACAGACCTCTTTGACGATATTTATAAACCGGCCTACGGTTTTGTTTCGATCGCTACCGAGCTTGAAGGTAAAAATTACCGCAACCTTGCGGGCGAGCCGATTCAGGAATTGATAAAAAAAGTTTCTAATCCTAAGGCTCATTTTATTGAGGGTTTAAAAGAATTGGGACTTGGAGATGACCCTTCAAAGATAACAATTTCGATAATGTTCCCTTCAAATGAAAGCTCTAAATTTAATGAATATTTACAAAACAGGCTTTCAAATGTTCTGGGAGTAAATGTAGAGCTTGATAAAATCGAGGGAACGGTCTTTAAAAAACGGAATAAGAGCTTGGACTATCAAGTCGGTTTTAAATCATGGGGCGGCGGTATTGATACACCCGCCAGATATTTGGACATTTTTTTACCCGGAAATAAAATTGTTCCGATAGGCTGGGAAAATAATGAGTACACCGATTTGGTTCTGCGGGCAAAAAAAAGCTCCGATTTTAACGAAAAGCTGGAACTTTTTAAAAAAGCGGAAATGATTTTATTGGCAGAAGAATCTTGTATTGCTCCTTACGCAAACCAAACCTATAATATCTTTATGCAAACAAAATTAAAAGGAGTTAAACAGTTTTATCCGGGAACCTATAATCTAAAATACGCCTTTATTGAGGATTGA
- a CDS encoding flagellar basal body-associated FliL family protein, which produces MADNDMIDDDDIQENMTSSVDTKKRGGGLIPMLIKWVAIVLVAIIFVVTVVVITMNIRDKKGKNQSITPVSEEYRETRDVLQWYQAIGILKVHTADRIPATLIVDVALGYTNNDKSTPQELSARKVEIIDFLRSYFKGKTTAELRQEEKIKIEIKHEINDNVLTKNKIKDVKFTQYDIVEQ; this is translated from the coding sequence ATGGCTGATAATGACATGATAGATGATGATGATATTCAGGAAAATATGACTTCATCTGTAGATACCAAAAAACGAGGCGGCGGTCTTATACCCATGCTGATAAAATGGGTTGCTATTGTATTGGTTGCTATAATATTCGTTGTTACCGTTGTAGTTATTACAATGAACATAAGGGATAAAAAAGGTAAAAATCAGTCAATAACTCCCGTTTCTGAAGAATATCGTGAAACAAGGGATGTTTTGCAGTGGTATCAGGCAATCGGTATTTTGAAGGTACATACGGCAGATAGAATTCCTGCAACCTTGATAGTAGATGTCGCCTTAGGCTATACTAACAACGATAAGTCAACACCTCAAGAGCTTTCTGCAAGAAAGGTCGAAATAATAGACTTTTTACGCTCTTATTTTAAAGGCAAGACTACTGCTGAATTAAGACAGGAAGAAAAAATAAAGATTGAAATAAAACACGAAATAAACGATAATGTACTTACAAAAAATAAAATAAAGGATGTTAAATTTACGCAATACGATATTGTTGAACAATAA
- a CDS encoding type II toxin-antitoxin system VapC family toxin, with product MKYLLDTHTILWYLFGNDRLSKNAKDIIESNICFYSYASFWEISIKQSKKKLEFAHTIYEIDEMCRRAGFRKLPITLDDFNRIRNLPFQDNVRHNDPFDRILISQALENDLTIITTDENIPLYDVKTIW from the coding sequence ATGAAGTATTTGCTCGACACTCATACAATTCTTTGGTATTTATTCGGAAATGATCGATTGTCAAAAAATGCTAAAGATATCATTGAATCTAATATTTGTTTTTACAGTTATGCCTCATTTTGGGAGATTTCAATAAAACAAAGTAAGAAAAAATTGGAATTTGCTCATACTATATATGAAATAGATGAGATGTGTAGACGAGCAGGATTTAGAAAACTTCCGATTACACTTGATGATTTCAACAGAATTCGAAATCTGCCGTTTCAAGATAATGTAAGACATAATGACCCATTTGATAGAATTTTAATCTCGCAAGCACTTGAAAATGATTTAACAATCATAACTACGGACGAAAATATTCCGTTATATGATGTAAAAACTATTTGGTAA
- the motB gene encoding flagellar motor protein MotB, with protein sequence MARKKKHGASAAGSGWLTTYADMVTLMLCFFVMLFEPSEVDVTQLMALSASISGDPTGGGLSVSAGRLSDLGNTISSMPSMEKGKMLASALKKAVSLFAPEIKTNKIAVTSDERGIVISLASDVFFYPGSAELNIAESRDTLLNLAQFLSSQDLASHRFRVEGHTDSGVTDPDVWKSNWELSSARAINILHSLTDFGAQESRFSVAGYADTRPIFSNDTAEGRAYNRRVDIIILDDAHF encoded by the coding sequence ATGGCAAGGAAAAAGAAACACGGTGCAAGTGCCGCCGGAAGCGGTTGGCTTACCACTTATGCAGATATGGTTACTCTCATGCTTTGCTTTTTCGTAATGCTTTTTGAGCCGTCTGAGGTCGATGTAACTCAGCTTATGGCTCTTTCCGCATCAATAAGCGGTGACCCGACCGGAGGCGGCCTTTCTGTTTCTGCAGGCAGGCTTTCAGACCTCGGAAACACAATAAGCTCCATGCCCTCAATGGAAAAAGGGAAGATGCTTGCAAGTGCCTTAAAAAAAGCTGTTTCACTTTTTGCTCCCGAAATCAAAACAAACAAAATCGCAGTTACAAGCGATGAGAGGGGGATAGTAATAAGCTTGGCATCGGACGTTTTCTTTTATCCCGGAAGTGCGGAGCTTAATATTGCCGAATCCAGAGATACGCTTTTAAACCTTGCTCAGTTTTTATCTTCACAAGATTTGGCTTCTCATAGATTTAGGGTTGAAGGGCATACCGATTCCGGTGTGACGGATCCGGATGTATGGAAAAGTAATTGGGAGCTTTCATCTGCAAGGGCAATAAATATTTTGCACAGCCTTACAGACTTCGGAGCTCAAGAATCCAGATTTTCCGTAGCAGGTTATGCAGACACTCGCCCTATCTTTTCAAATGATACGGCAGAAGGAAGAGCCTACAATAGGCGGGTTGATATAATTATTCTTGATGATGCACACTTTTAG
- the fliN gene encoding flagellar motor switch protein FliN, whose protein sequence is MSDGSISQDEIDALLSGVGGGGIASAPAAGAGDDLAAFKKTAMLQFTKENIPGLSSNLESMTGKTVSISEPVIELSDRETFLRKVSEMAVATLIDFSGAMSGDHAFMMSPELAKKIVSLVNHEDNVEIDDMALSVISETIAQYVGTELSYLERAGLTGVASSPAESSHVPKAMMRLPQRNFVSITYNVKLDDSAYQLWEILSEDVVDKITSTIAGPDPSMQGMGGDTGMQGMAAMGGMQNMGAMQNNGMMGGMQMGSMQTGGPAQQMFGSGMPQGSPQQGGNMQAMNNMGMMPQMGMGASVQPVQFPPLQGFVSQEEQGNIGLIMDVYMEMTVELGRTKRMIKEILGMGEGHIIELDKLAGEPVDVLVNHKPIAKGEVVVIEESFGVRITEILSPAERISDI, encoded by the coding sequence ATGAGTGATGGTTCAATTTCTCAAGATGAAATAGATGCTTTGTTATCGGGAGTAGGAGGAGGCGGAATTGCATCGGCTCCTGCTGCAGGTGCAGGCGATGATTTGGCTGCTTTTAAAAAAACGGCCATGCTTCAATTTACAAAAGAAAATATCCCGGGACTGTCTTCTAATTTGGAGTCTATGACGGGTAAAACTGTCAGCATTTCGGAGCCGGTTATCGAGCTTTCCGATAGAGAGACATTTTTAAGAAAAGTATCCGAAATGGCTGTTGCTACCCTCATTGATTTTTCCGGGGCTATGAGCGGTGATCATGCCTTTATGATGAGTCCTGAGCTTGCAAAGAAAATAGTCAGCTTGGTAAATCATGAAGACAATGTAGAAATAGACGATATGGCCCTTTCGGTTATAAGTGAGACAATCGCTCAATATGTGGGTACGGAACTTAGTTACCTTGAGCGTGCCGGACTTACCGGTGTTGCATCTTCTCCGGCAGAATCTTCACATGTTCCTAAGGCTATGATGAGATTACCTCAGCGTAACTTTGTAAGCATAACTTATAATGTGAAGCTTGATGATTCTGCATATCAACTGTGGGAGATTCTTTCTGAGGATGTTGTCGATAAAATAACCTCTACGATTGCGGGTCCTGATCCTTCAATGCAAGGAATGGGAGGCGATACCGGAATGCAGGGTATGGCTGCAATGGGAGGTATGCAAAATATGGGTGCAATGCAAAACAATGGAATGATGGGCGGTATGCAGATGGGTTCTATGCAAACAGGCGGCCCTGCACAGCAAATGTTCGGTTCAGGTATGCCCCAAGGTTCGCCTCAGCAAGGAGGAAATATGCAGGCTATGAATAATATGGGCATGATGCCCCAAATGGGAATGGGCGCCAGTGTTCAGCCAGTTCAATTTCCGCCCCTTCAGGGTTTTGTAAGTCAGGAGGAGCAGGGTAATATCGGTCTTATCATGGACGTTTACATGGAAATGACCGTAGAACTAGGACGAACAAAGCGCATGATTAAGGAAATTCTTGGAATGGGTGAGGGGCATATTATTGAGCTTGATAAACTTGCCGGTGAACCTGTAGACGTTCTTGTAAACCACAAGCCTATAGCCAAGGGAGAGGTTGTAGTTATAGAAGAAAGTTTCGGTGTCCGTATAACCGAAATTCTATCTCCGGCTGAGCGTATTTCGGATATATAA
- a CDS encoding DUF2281 domain-containing protein: MPYTVLEKEIATLPHAAISEVVDFIRLIKLKFPEEDAVSEKKSLFGVWKNEPFYMSPDFDEPLEDFLEYM; encoded by the coding sequence ATGCCTTACACAGTTTTAGAAAAAGAAATTGCAACGCTTCCTCATGCTGCAATAAGTGAAGTTGTTGATTTTATCCGCTTGATAAAATTGAAATTTCCTGAGGAGGATGCTGTTTCTGAAAAAAAATCTCTTTTTGGCGTTTGGAAAAATGAACCTTTTTATATGTCTCCGGATTTTGATGAACCTCTCGAAGATTTTTTAGAGTATATGTAA
- a CDS encoding BrnA antitoxin family protein — MREEYDFSNATKNPYIGKLSKQQITIKLDDTVIEYFKNMSEETGMPYQNIINYYLLDCVKNKKHLQVSFAK; from the coding sequence ATGAGAGAAGAATATGATTTTTCAAATGCAACAAAAAATCCATATATTGGAAAACTATCAAAACAACAAATAACAATTAAACTTGATGATACTGTGATTGAATATTTTAAGAATATGTCCGAAGAAACAGGAATGCCATATCAAAATATTATCAATTACTATTTGCTTGATTGTGTGAAAAACAAGAAACATTTACAGGTTTCTTTTGCAAAATAA
- a CDS encoding motility protein A: protein MDIASFIGIFGGIAVVAFGAILGGSAGGLIHPASMFITIGGSYMCLFLTYPLSYTIGIFKVVARVFKVTDYGEKALVQRFVALSEKSRRAGLLALEEEIEDFEDPFMRSGLRNVVDGIDGEAIRSLMENELNQMEERHNTWISLVNAWATLAPGFGMLGTVIGLIGMLLNLDDKSALGPNMATALVTTFYGSLMQNWLLVPIATKLMYQNNMEVKSKEMIIEGVLGIQAGDNPRILAQRLITYLTPSDRKSIEAEVLKD, encoded by the coding sequence ATGGATATAGCGTCGTTTATAGGAATATTCGGAGGTATAGCAGTTGTTGCATTCGGTGCCATCCTCGGCGGTTCGGCCGGAGGACTTATTCACCCGGCTTCAATGTTCATTACAATTGGCGGCTCTTACATGTGTCTTTTTTTAACCTATCCTTTATCCTATACGATAGGAATCTTCAAGGTCGTTGCGAGAGTTTTTAAGGTAACCGATTACGGTGAAAAAGCTCTGGTTCAGCGTTTTGTTGCCTTATCCGAAAAAAGCCGCCGTGCAGGTCTTCTTGCCTTGGAAGAAGAAATTGAAGACTTTGAAGATCCCTTTATGCGCTCCGGTTTAAGGAACGTAGTTGACGGTATTGACGGAGAGGCTATCCGCTCCCTCATGGAAAACGAGCTTAATCAAATGGAAGAGCGCCATAACACATGGATATCCTTAGTAAACGCTTGGGCAACCCTCGCCCCCGGTTTCGGTATGTTGGGAACGGTTATAGGTCTTATCGGTATGTTGTTAAACTTGGATGATAAAAGTGCTCTTGGTCCTAACATGGCTACGGCTCTTGTTACAACCTTTTACGGTTCTCTTATGCAGAACTGGCTCTTGGTTCCTATAGCAACAAAGCTTATGTACCAAAACAATATGGAAGTTAAATCTAAAGAAATGATTATAGAAGGTGTACTTGGAATTCAAGCCGGAGATAACCCTCGAATCTTGGCTCAAAGGCTTATTACATATTTGACGCCTTCCGATAGAAAATCAATTGAGGCGGAAGTATTAAAGGATTAA
- the fliM gene encoding flagellar motor switch protein FliM: MTEVLSQDEIDQLLTAISSGDTETEDFRAVNDTRKIKIYDFKRPDKFSKEQMRTVQMMHETFARLTTTSLSAQLRSMAHVHVATVEQLTYEEFIRSIPTPTTLAIINMDPLRASALLEIDPSVTFSIIDRLFGGKGQGSKVQRELTEIESSVMEGVIVRILANMREAWTTVVDLRPRLGNIDTNPQFVQIVTPSEMVLLVTLETKVGEEEGMMNICLPYITLEPIISKLSTQFWFSSVRRASTGQYAAAIKDKLSSVEVDMVAEVGSLDVSIKDVLNLRAGDVVRLPNVRIGDPFKLTVGSRPKFSCQPGVKGKKLAVQILEKIEDISGDEFEELTSEGDELYE; the protein is encoded by the coding sequence ATGACAGAAGTTCTTTCGCAGGATGAAATAGATCAGCTTCTCACCGCAATAAGCTCAGGAGATACGGAGACAGAAGATTTTCGTGCCGTTAATGATACCCGTAAAATAAAAATTTACGACTTTAAACGTCCCGACAAATTTTCTAAGGAGCAGATGAGAACGGTACAGATGATGCATGAAACCTTTGCCCGTCTTACAACCACTTCTCTTTCCGCTCAGCTGCGAAGCATGGCTCATGTTCACGTAGCAACTGTAGAACAGCTTACGTATGAAGAATTTATAAGATCAATACCTACGCCGACAACCTTGGCGATTATAAACATGGATCCCTTAAGAGCAAGTGCCCTTTTGGAGATAGACCCCTCGGTTACCTTTTCGATTATAGACCGCTTATTCGGCGGTAAAGGACAGGGTTCAAAAGTTCAGAGGGAGTTGACCGAAATAGAAAGCTCTGTTATGGAAGGCGTTATAGTCCGTATCCTTGCAAATATGCGGGAAGCTTGGACTACCGTAGTAGATTTACGTCCCCGTTTGGGAAACATAGATACTAACCCTCAGTTTGTTCAGATTGTAACTCCCTCTGAAATGGTTCTTTTGGTAACCTTGGAAACTAAAGTCGGTGAAGAAGAAGGAATGATGAATATCTGTCTTCCTTATATTACTCTTGAACCGATTATTTCAAAGTTATCGACACAGTTTTGGTTTTCTTCGGTTAGAAGGGCTTCGACAGGACAATATGCGGCAGCTATTAAGGATAAACTTTCTTCGGTTGAGGTTGATATGGTTGCCGAGGTAGGATCCTTGGATGTTTCAATCAAAGATGTTCTTAACTTGAGAGCCGGAGATGTTGTACGCTTACCCAATGTGAGGATTGGAGATCCTTTTAAGCTTACAGTAGGAAGCAGGCCTAAATTCTCCTGCCAACCCGGTGTAAAGGGTAAGAAGTTAGCAGTTCAGATTTTGGAAAAAATAGAAGATATTAGCGGTGATGAATTCGAAGAATTAACATCGGAAGGAGATGAGTTGTATGAGTGA
- a CDS encoding BrnT family toxin — translation MYIMLMGKTIISKDNRFEWDEEKNSANIEKHGIAFEEILEVFDDPAFLIGYDFEHSEKEDRYYGIGNLNGILIVLVFFTEKKNRIRLISARQAEKELREEYYDYFKKINS, via the coding sequence ATGTATATTATGCTTATGGGGAAAACAATTATAAGTAAAGATAATCGTTTTGAATGGGATGAAGAGAAAAATAGTGCTAATATTGAAAAGCATGGGATAGCTTTTGAAGAAATATTGGAAGTATTTGACGATCCTGCATTTTTAATAGGATATGATTTTGAGCATTCCGAAAAAGAAGATAGATATTATGGTATTGGAAATTTGAATGGGATATTGATAGTTCTGGTCTTTTTTACTGAGAAGAAGAACAGAATACGGTTGATATCTGCACGGCAAGCAGAAAAAGAATTGAGGGAGGAATATTATGATTACTTCAAAAAAATTAACAGCTGA
- the fliP gene encoding flagellar type III secretion system pore protein FliP (The bacterial flagellar biogenesis protein FliP forms a type III secretion system (T3SS)-type pore required for flagellar assembly.) yields MKRNLLILVFFGMILFIPVQVFSQSSFPDGTTAGRTDADPNRQAGRIPFIDFSIREPSTNKDVAFSVQLLIFITLISIAPSLLLLMTSFLRLSIVLDFVKRALSLQQVPPTQVLNGIAFFLTLFIMQPTFTQIYNNAYKPMSEGQIGIEEAYREAEKPMRYFMYKQMQKNPTHIRTFMAMSKLPKPDTLADVPTHILIAAFILHELTIAFQIGIFLYLPFIIIDMIVASILMSMGMIMLPPVQISMPFKLILFVMVDGWGLLFGKLFESFL; encoded by the coding sequence ATGAAAAGAAATCTTTTAATTCTAGTTTTTTTCGGTATGATTCTTTTTATTCCGGTTCAAGTTTTTTCTCAGTCGAGCTTTCCCGACGGCACTACGGCCGGAAGAACTGATGCCGATCCTAATAGGCAGGCTGGGAGAATTCCTTTTATCGATTTTTCGATAAGGGAACCTTCGACAAATAAAGATGTCGCCTTTTCGGTTCAGCTTTTAATTTTTATTACGCTTATCTCGATAGCTCCAAGTCTTTTGTTATTGATGACGAGCTTTTTGCGTTTAAGTATTGTTCTGGATTTTGTTAAAAGGGCCTTATCTCTTCAGCAAGTGCCGCCGACTCAGGTTTTAAACGGAATAGCCTTTTTTCTGACTCTGTTTATTATGCAGCCGACCTTTACCCAAATATACAATAACGCTTATAAACCTATGAGTGAGGGACAAATCGGAATAGAGGAAGCCTATAGAGAGGCGGAAAAACCCATGCGGTATTTTATGTACAAGCAAATGCAAAAAAATCCGACCCATATTCGCACCTTTATGGCTATGTCTAAACTTCCAAAACCCGATACTCTTGCAGATGTACCGACCCATATTTTAATAGCTGCCTTTATATTACATGAGCTTACAATAGCTTTTCAAATCGGAATATTTTTATATTTGCCCTTTATTATAATAGATATGATTGTCGCCAGTATTCTTATGTCTATGGGTATGATAATGCTTCCGCCCGTCCAAATATCCATGCCGTTTAAATTGATTCTTTTTGTTATGGTTGACGGCTGGGGACTCCTCTTCGGTAAATTATTTGAATCGTTTTTATAA
- a CDS encoding BrnA antitoxin family protein, translated as MITSKKLTAERLEEIKNYPISYDEDSPKLTKKQIARLRPAHEAYWNVTPIKKTISIKIDADILAVLQSLGKGYQTRINSILREAITTGNY; from the coding sequence ATGATTACTTCAAAAAAATTAACAGCTGAAAGATTGGAAGAAATAAAAAATTATCCTATATCGTATGATGAGGATAGTCCAAAACTGACAAAGAAACAAATTGCAAGATTAAGACCGGCTCATGAAGCATATTGGAATGTAACACCCATTAAAAAAACAATTTCTATAAAAATAGATGCAGATATTCTTGCTGTGCTTCAGTCTTTAGGTAAAGGCTATCAAACAAGAATAAATAGTATTTTACGGGAAGCAATTACTACAGGTAATTATTAA
- a CDS encoding flagellar FlbD family protein, which produces MIQVTRLNGTKYWINPHQIETIECNPDVTLQMLSGKYYVIKERPEEILESIVAYRRKIGVFKNEL; this is translated from the coding sequence ATGATACAGGTAACGCGGCTAAATGGAACAAAGTATTGGATTAATCCTCATCAAATTGAAACCATTGAGTGTAATCCCGATGTTACTTTGCAGATGCTTTCAGGAAAGTATTATGTAATTAAGGAAAGGCCTGAAGAAATTTTGGAGTCCATAGTCGCGTACCGCCGTAAAATCGGCGTATTTAAAAATGAGTTGTAG
- a CDS encoding BrnT family toxin codes for MKIRFEWDFEKAEINLKKHKVSFEEAESVFYDPNAILISDPEHSDEEDRFIILGVSNKSKILVVCHCYRVNDEVIRIISARKATTNEKKQYGGDKNERRI; via the coding sequence ATGAAAATAAGATTTGAATGGGATTTTGAAAAAGCGGAAATAAATTTAAAAAAACATAAAGTTTCTTTTGAAGAAGCTGAAAGTGTTTTTTACGATCCCAATGCAATTTTAATATCAGATCCGGAACATTCGGATGAAGAGGACAGATTTATTATTTTAGGAGTAAGTAATAAATCAAAAATACTAGTTGTATGTCATTGCTACCGAGTGAATGATGAAGTTATAAGAATAATTTCTGCAAGAAAAGCAACAACCAATGAAAAGAAGCAATATGGAGGAGATAAAAATGAGAGAAGAATATGA
- the fliO gene encoding flagellar biosynthetic protein FliO codes for MSLGKKLLFILFFLFSVFLFAENDGTSSDEDSLPSESGILLDAGTKGNIERNDGNTAPAGNENAFDLNVAERAQSPISRLLQVLVSLIIVCILAYVVLKFLKKSSLSFSSDSPYLKSVASINIAQGKSIHVITLGEKAYIVGVTDASINMIGEVEDKTLVDTMNLDAERRSSSPKQDFASMLSSVFKGSKNNDIDVDFFEAQRERLNKAAKAQVPEEE; via the coding sequence ATGAGCTTGGGGAAAAAGCTGTTATTTATTCTTTTCTTTTTGTTTTCGGTTTTCTTGTTTGCAGAAAATGACGGAACTTCTTCGGATGAGGATTCCCTGCCTTCAGAGTCGGGTATTCTATTGGACGCAGGTACAAAAGGAAATATTGAAAGGAATGATGGGAATACCGCACCTGCCGGAAATGAAAATGCTTTTGATTTGAATGTTGCAGAAAGAGCTCAATCTCCTATTTCCAGACTGTTACAAGTTCTTGTATCTTTAATTATAGTATGTATTTTGGCCTATGTTGTGCTGAAATTTTTAAAAAAATCTTCACTATCTTTTTCTTCGGATAGTCCTTACCTAAAAAGCGTTGCTTCAATTAACATTGCTCAAGGAAAAAGTATTCATGTTATTACCTTGGGCGAAAAGGCGTACATTGTAGGCGTTACCGATGCTTCAATAAATATGATAGGGGAAGTTGAAGATAAAACCCTTGTCGATACCATGAATTTGGATGCTGAAAGACGCAGCTCTTCTCCCAAACAAGACTTTGCTTCTATGCTGTCCTCAGTTTTTAAAGGCTCAAAGAATAATGATATTGATGTAGATTTTTTTGAAGCACAACGTGAAAGGTTAAACAAGGCTGCTAAAGCTCAAGTGCCGGAGGAAGAATGA